In the genome of Deinococcus yavapaiensis KR-236, the window TGTTGAAGGGCTGCCTGATGTCCAGACGCTATACGACCGCGTTCACGAGCTCAAAGACGCTCTGCTCGCTGCACGCCGAGTCATGCAGGCCGTCGCACTCCGAAACTCATCCGGGCGGCACTTGACAGGAAAAATGCCGAACCAAGCCGCCAACGAGGCGAGCGTCCGACACGACTGGCAACGAGTGTGGACGGAGGGTGACGCCAGTGCCGTCGAGGAATTTTACGCGCCGAACGTCCGCCAAGACGGTCAGCCGAGGACCCGCGCCGACTTCAGCGGAGGCATGCCGAGGTGGCGCTCCCGCTTCCCCGAGACCAAGGTCGAGGTTCACCGCCTCTTCTCCAGCGAGGGCGGCCGCGTCGTCGTCAGCCGAGTCAACTTCAAGGCCGCGCACCTCGGCGACTTTAAGAACCTCCCCCAACGGGCAAGTACGCCGAGGTGACCAGCGTCGACACCTTCGAGTTCGACGAGGACGGCGTGGTCGTGGACCACTAGCACGAGGCCGACAGCTACGGGCTGCTCGGCGCGGAATTCAGGCCCGTCGAGAGCAGGGCTCACGAAGCCTCGTACAGTAGGGCGCACGATAACCTGGCGCTCGCCGCTGCCCTCGCCTGCTGGTACGGCGAGAAGTGGAAACCCTGAGAAGACCGCCGACGCATATGACGATCTTCCGTCTTTAATATCACTCGCGCTAATTTGTCTTACCACGCGTGATAAGTGCGGCCAGTTTCCGTGAAGAAGCCCCAGGCGGGGGCGCCCGAACACCCGCACCGTCGAAACGTTGGGGTGTCAGAACTGCGGCCAGCCGGGCGGAACCTGCTGCCACAGCTCTTGACGTCCGTACGGAAGCAAGTCAGCGTACCCGAAGTAGCTCGACATCGCCTCGACGCCGCGTCCCGTCGTGACGTACGTAAGGTGCGGTTGGCCGTCGAGGAGCAGGTACACGCTCAGGCCCGGCCCTTCGTTCCCGTCGGGATCCGTCCAGCCCCAGTCCTGATTGAAGTTGGTCTCGTACGAGGAGTACCACGGGGTGTTCCAGCCCTTGCGCCGGGCGTAGGCGAGCAGTTTCCCGATGGGCGCGCGTGAAACGCGGACGAAGTTGGCGTCCATGGCCTTGAGGTGCGCGCGGTGCGGAGTGGCGTTCTCCGCGAAGTGCGTGCAGGAGGGGCAGCCCGCGTCCCAGTCGGGGTGGAACATGAAGTGGTGCACGATCAGCTGCGGGCGGCCTTCGAACAGTTCGGCGAGCGTGATCGAGCCGTCCTTGCCGGTGAAGGTGTAGTTCGGGACGGGCGTCATCGGCAGACGGCGGCGTTGCGCGGCGACGCTGTCCGTGAGGCGTGTCGCGACTTTTTCGAGGGTGAGCAGTTCGGTCCGGGCGCGCCGCCAAGTGTCGAGGTCGACGACGGGTGGGCGAGCTTGCGTGGTGTCGATCATGATGCTCCTTTGGCGGGTGGCCTGGACTGAGTGAGAAGGGGCGGTTGGCGTCGGAGACGGGCGAGCGTCGCTCGCGCCGAGGTGCGTGTGACGCGTGGCGCCGGCGTCGTGACTTGTCTTGCCTGCGACGCTCAAGTAGTGTACGCCGCCTAGGTTACTACGCCTCTAACAGAACCGCAATAAGTCGTACGGCTGCGATCGAAAGCGCCTATTCGTGGCCTCGCCAAGTAACCCCCTGATCATATGGACGTGCCCGCGACTGTCGCTGCTTCTACGGCCCTGCTCTATCGCGATTGCGGGTGCCGAGCCGCGCACCACCAGCGCCGCAACGAATCGGTCGCACCGTGGCGGTCCCCCATCCCCCGCCGACCGTGACCACAACCGCGCCCCTCCACCGGTTGACGCGACG includes:
- a CDS encoding DUF899 family protein, whose amino-acid sequence is MIDTTQARPPVVDLDTWRRARTELLTLEKVATRLTDSVAAQRRRLPMTPVPNYTFTGKDGSITLAELFEGRPQLIVHHFMFHPDWDAGCPSCTHFAENATPHRAHLKAMDANFVRVSRAPIGKLLAYARRKGWNTPWYSSYETNFNQDWGWTDPDGNEGPGLSVYLLLDGQPHLTYVTTGRGVEAMSSYFGYADLLPYGRQELWQQVPPGWPQF
- a CDS encoding ester cyclase yields the protein MPNQAANEASVRHDWQRVWTEGDASAVEEFYAPNVRQDGQPRTRADFSGGMPRWRSRFPETKVEVHRLFSSEGGRVVVSRVNFKAAHLGDFKNLPQRASTPR